One Thermodesulfobium sp. 4217-1 DNA window includes the following coding sequences:
- a CDS encoding iron-containing alcohol dehydrogenase — translation MYNFVFQNTTKVYFGDNQLSHLGEEVKQFGTRVLLTYGGGTIKKIGLYDKVIDELKKANLTVFELSGIEPNPRHTTVNKGADICKKEKIDVLLAVGGGSTIDCTKVISATTFYDGDSWDLVTHKAPVAKTLPICTVLTLSATGSEMDSGAVISNLQTNEKYGLMHPLLLPKVSFLDPTNTFSVSPYQTACGSADILSHIFDIFYFNKSEKIDMIERVTEDVIKTVIKYTPIAIQEPTNYQARANLMWASTWALNGFLQTGGEFHAPCHAMEHELSAFYDITHGLGLAILTPRWMEYILDESNVLQFKKFGINVFGIDPKLPDMEIARKAISSLSDFLFNKINLKSTLHEIGIDDKNFKTMAHKACRGGVLSGFKPLTEEDIEKIYRMCL, via the coding sequence GTGTACAATTTTGTATTTCAAAACACAACAAAAGTTTATTTTGGGGACAATCAGCTCTCTCACCTTGGAGAGGAAGTAAAGCAGTTTGGGACAAGGGTGCTTCTTACCTATGGAGGAGGCACAATTAAAAAGATTGGTCTTTATGACAAGGTTATTGATGAACTGAAAAAAGCTAATCTTACAGTTTTTGAGTTGTCTGGCATAGAGCCCAACCCCAGACATACAACTGTCAACAAAGGCGCAGATATCTGTAAAAAAGAAAAAATTGATGTGCTGCTTGCTGTCGGGGGAGGTTCTACAATAGATTGTACAAAGGTAATTTCAGCGACAACCTTTTATGATGGTGACAGTTGGGATCTTGTGACGCACAAAGCTCCTGTTGCAAAAACTTTGCCTATTTGCACAGTCTTAACCCTGTCAGCAACAGGATCGGAAATGGATTCGGGAGCAGTTATCAGTAATCTACAAACAAATGAGAAATACGGCCTTATGCACCCTCTCCTTTTGCCGAAGGTTTCTTTTCTTGATCCTACAAATACTTTTTCTGTAAGCCCATATCAGACTGCTTGCGGCAGCGCAGATATTCTGTCTCATATTTTCGATATATTTTACTTTAACAAATCAGAAAAAATAGACATGATAGAACGCGTTACAGAAGATGTTATAAAGACTGTTATAAAATATACTCCAATTGCTATCCAAGAACCGACGAACTACCAGGCAAGGGCAAATCTAATGTGGGCATCAACCTGGGCTTTAAATGGCTTCTTGCAAACAGGCGGTGAATTTCATGCTCCCTGTCATGCAATGGAGCATGAACTTTCTGCCTTTTATGATATTACTCACGGCTTAGGTCTTGCTATACTTACGCCTCGTTGGATGGAATATATTTTGGATGAATCAAATGTCTTACAGTTTAAAAAATTTGGGATTAATGTCTTTGGCATCGATCCTAAACTGCCCGATATGGAGATTGCAAGAAAAGCAATATCTTCATTAAGTGATTTCTTGTTCAATAAAATAAATCTTAAAAGCACCCTTCATGAAATTGGCATCGATGACAAGAATTTCAAGACTATGGCACACAAGGCTTGTAGGGGCGGGGTATTGAGCGGGTTTAAACCGTTGACTGAAGAAGATATCGAGAAGATATATAGGATGTGTTTGTAG
- a CDS encoding (Fe-S)-binding protein — translation MSKVGAVLGILNDNFEKRKTVFSVSKESLTSWAKDLNIKKGTETIIYTGHMYQLMPITKSATSIYENFEESSLMNFAPVGRFINKFVDLSSMSKYAAKPEKKEEERFNKCLQNIYQLLKYAGVEAGYLYEDELYVGTLLYDNGIDEPLINQAKILNKILKNNFVKNIITVDPHTTHMLRKVYKKILPEFDYNVKNYIEVLFEKKIKPQNKLNMTLAIHDSCVLARYEEVIEEPRNLLKNAGVDCVEPELSRKLTHCCGGPIESLFPKKAKEIASKRANDLLSCSNVVTTMCPICLLNLKESTPAKDNFLDLSEILVKAYL, via the coding sequence ATGAGCAAAGTAGGAGCTGTCTTAGGAATTTTAAATGATAACTTTGAAAAGAGAAAAACCGTATTTAGCGTTTCTAAAGAAAGTCTAACCTCATGGGCAAAAGATTTAAACATAAAGAAGGGCACAGAAACAATAATCTACACAGGTCACATGTATCAACTGATGCCTATCACAAAGTCTGCAACTTCTATATATGAAAACTTTGAAGAATCATCCCTGATGAACTTTGCACCAGTAGGCAGATTTATTAACAAATTTGTTGACCTCTCTTCAATGTCAAAATATGCAGCAAAGCCCGAGAAGAAAGAAGAAGAAAGATTTAACAAGTGCCTACAAAATATTTATCAACTTTTAAAGTATGCTGGAGTAGAAGCAGGATATCTATATGAAGATGAGCTCTATGTCGGGACCCTTCTATATGACAACGGCATAGATGAACCGCTGATCAATCAAGCTAAAATACTAAATAAAATTCTTAAAAATAACTTCGTTAAAAATATTATTACAGTTGACCCGCATACCACACACATGCTAAGAAAAGTTTATAAAAAAATTCTGCCAGAATTTGATTATAACGTAAAAAATTATATTGAAGTATTATTCGAGAAGAAAATTAAACCACAAAACAAGCTAAATATGACATTAGCTATCCACGATTCGTGTGTATTGGCCAGATATGAAGAGGTTATCGAGGAGCCAAGAAATCTTTTAAAAAATGCAGGAGTAGACTGTGTAGAGCCAGAACTTTCAAGAAAGCTCACCCACTGTTGCGGTGGCCCAATTGAGTCCCTCTTTCCAAAAAAGGCAAAAGAAATTGCGTCAAAAAGAGCAAACGATTTGCTATCCTGTTCAAACGTAGTAACTACGATGTGTCCAATTTGCTTATTAAACCTAAAAGAAAGCACTCCTGCAAAGGATAATTTCCTGGATCTGTCTGAAATCTTAGTGAAGGCCTATCTATAG
- a CDS encoding DsrE family protein — MSEKLIVVSTTGPEDPEKATLAYVMANAALAMDAEVLVCLQASGVYTVTKGTYEHIKAPGHDPIKKHVETFLSNGGKIFLCIPCCEERNITKEMIVDGCELTKAGKAIKEILEANSVLNY, encoded by the coding sequence ATGAGCGAAAAATTGATAGTTGTATCAACAACGGGACCAGAAGATCCTGAAAAGGCTACACTCGCTTATGTAATGGCCAATGCAGCCCTTGCGATGGACGCTGAGGTATTAGTTTGCCTTCAGGCAAGTGGAGTATACACTGTAACAAAGGGCACATACGAACACATAAAAGCTCCAGGACACGATCCAATAAAAAAGCACGTGGAGACCTTTCTTTCGAATGGCGGAAAGATATTCCTTTGTATACCTTGTTGCGAGGAGAGAAATATTACAAAAGAAATGATAGTTGATGGCTGCGAGCTCACAAAAGCAGGGAAAGCCATTAAAGAAATATTGGAAGCAAATTCAGTATTAAATTATTAA
- a CDS encoding DsrE family protein, which translates to MAKKAFITLTSGPDNPEKVIGAFIMSNAAFAMDYEVTMWLQSGGVFTAVKGMFERIMYKDYDPLEIYVKNFIEQGGKFYLCVCASKARNITEKDLVSNAQIVGAGRAMLDISESDLVMFY; encoded by the coding sequence ATGGCTAAAAAGGCGTTCATTACCCTTACGTCGGGTCCTGATAATCCTGAGAAAGTTATAGGTGCTTTCATTATGTCAAACGCTGCTTTTGCAATGGACTATGAAGTTACTATGTGGCTCCAAAGCGGAGGAGTTTTTACAGCAGTCAAGGGTATGTTTGAAAGGATTATGTATAAAGATTATGATCCATTAGAAATTTATGTAAAAAATTTTATAGAACAAGGCGGTAAATTTTATTTATGTGTTTGTGCAAGTAAAGCCAGAAACATAACTGAAAAAGATCTTGTTAGTAATGCACAAATAGTTGGAGCAGGAAGAGCAATGTTAGACATATCAGAGTCAGACTTAGTAATGTTTTATTGA
- a CDS encoding 4Fe-4S dicluster domain-containing protein: MIKVNSGLIDKIKIDENFNASACFNCGTCSALCPVGFDILPRKLFRYVLLGDEEKILESTDQIFSCLLCRMCEEQCPHEVNITENIRLIRSYLAKSKLGV; encoded by the coding sequence ATGATAAAAGTCAATTCTGGATTAATAGATAAAATTAAAATAGATGAAAATTTTAACGCATCGGCATGTTTTAATTGCGGGACTTGCTCGGCACTGTGCCCAGTAGGTTTTGATATTTTACCCAGAAAACTCTTTAGATATGTTCTTTTGGGCGATGAAGAGAAAATTCTTGAGAGCACAGATCAGATATTTTCATGCCTTTTGTGTAGGATGTGTGAAGAGCAGTGCCCCCATGAAGTAAACATAACAGAAAATATAAGGCTAATCAGAAGCTATCTTGCTAAAAGCAAGCTGGGAGTGTGA
- a CDS encoding flavodoxin family protein has product MKVLLVNGSPHEYGCTYTALREISNVLEKEALESDFFWIGNKPISGCIACKTCVENKKCIFDDWVNEFLNISKEFDGFIFGSPVHFASASGAITSFLDRVFYTDLCAGLKSFYLKPAAAIVSARRAGTTATFDQLNKYFGIMQMPIITSQYWNMVHGANPDDVAKDLEGLQTMRTLARNMAWFLRCKEAGIKAGIELPEQEEFVATNFIR; this is encoded by the coding sequence ATGAAAGTGTTACTGGTAAATGGCAGTCCTCATGAGTATGGCTGTACCTATACAGCCCTTAGAGAAATATCAAATGTCTTAGAAAAAGAAGCTTTAGAGAGCGACTTTTTTTGGATAGGCAATAAGCCAATATCTGGTTGTATAGCATGTAAGACGTGTGTGGAGAATAAAAAATGTATTTTTGACGATTGGGTTAATGAGTTTCTAAATATTTCTAAAGAATTTGATGGTTTTATTTTTGGGTCTCCAGTTCATTTTGCATCGGCAAGCGGTGCAATAACATCTTTTTTAGATAGAGTATTTTATACTGATTTGTGTGCTGGATTAAAATCTTTTTACTTAAAACCCGCAGCTGCCATAGTATCAGCAAGGCGTGCGGGCACTACAGCTACCTTTGATCAATTGAATAAATATTTTGGAATTATGCAAATGCCTATTATTACTTCACAATACTGGAATATGGTGCATGGTGCGAATCCTGATGATGTAGCCAAGGACCTGGAAGGATTACAAACAATGCGCACATTGGCAAGAAATATGGCATGGTTCTTAAGGTGTAAAGAGGCAGGAATAAAAGCAGGCATTGAATTGCCTGAGCAAGAAGAGTTTGTTGCAACAAACTTTATTAGATAA
- a CDS encoding cupin domain-containing protein → MSNNENQIFSKGNLLPENLSKYFIGRVYLQKLTDKGGPITNVTFEPGSRNNWHIHHKSGQILLCTQGRGWYQIWGEEPHQLNQGDVVEILPEVKHWHGAAKNSLFSHLAMEIPADGSSIEWLEPVDDEFYNKLI, encoded by the coding sequence ATGAGCAATAATGAAAATCAGATTTTTAGCAAAGGCAATCTACTGCCCGAGAATCTTTCAAAATATTTTATTGGTAGAGTTTATCTACAGAAGCTTACAGACAAAGGAGGTCCAATTACAAATGTAACTTTTGAACCAGGTTCAAGAAACAATTGGCACATTCATCACAAAAGTGGACAAATACTCCTTTGTACACAAGGGCGTGGATGGTATCAGATTTGGGGAGAAGAGCCTCATCAATTGAATCAGGGCGATGTAGTAGAAATTTTACCTGAAGTAAAACACTGGCATGGTGCAGCCAAAAACAGCTTGTTTTCTCATTTGGCTATGGAAATTCCTGCTGACGGTTCATCTATTGAATGGCTTGAACCAGTCGATGATGAATTTTATAACAAATTGATTTAG
- a CDS encoding DsrE family protein: MSEKLVITLSSGPENPEKATLAYVMANAALAMDAEVLMVLQSNGVYTVTKGTYEHIKAPGHDPIKKHVETFLSNGGKFYVCIPCCQERDISQDQILEGCEMAKSGKAVKAILEAKTTLNY; this comes from the coding sequence ATGAGTGAAAAACTTGTAATTACCCTATCTTCTGGACCAGAAAATCCCGAAAAAGCTACACTCGCTTATGTAATGGCCAATGCAGCCCTTGCGATGGACGCTGAGGTATTAATGGTTCTCCAATCAAACGGTGTATACACTGTAACGAAGGGCACATACGAACACATAAAAGCTCCAGGACACGATCCGATAAAAAAGCACGTAGAAACCTTTCTTTCGAATGGCGGGAAATTCTATGTTTGCATCCCTTGTTGCCAAGAAAGAGATATCTCTCAAGATCAAATACTTGAAGGGTGCGAAATGGCAAAGTCCGGCAAGGCAGTAAAAGCTATATTGGAAGCAAAAACCACATTAAACTACTAA
- a CDS encoding 4Fe-4S binding protein: MSDKIGVFVCYCGGNISDFVDVEKVKDTISGEEGVAFAKTNMFTCSDSAQTEMINAIKEKNLDGIVIASCSPKLHLKTFQNMAQRAGLNPYQYTQVNIREQCSWAHTHNKEAATEKAIDLVRAGIAKTRNSIPLTPLRVNTVNQALIIGGGISGLRCALALSEMGIFAHVVEKESKIGGNLNDIGMVFPDKKNGYELIDALAKEIKKRDNINIYTNAKLTKKQGSVGNFECDIVSGNEKLTLNVGSIILTTGFKPYTPEPNEFGYGHPNVITLVDFKKLLSNNSKKGELIFNGQRVREIAYVYCVGSRESTKEDGNKYCSRYCCSAANYTSLLAFDIDPKLKQYHIYRDIRTYGKYEEYYEENLRRGALFFKYDEESPPDISSKGERIKILVKDRLIAKDDILIPCDLLVLVNGMVANENAELNNILKTPIGKDKFYNEIHPKLRPVETVIDGIFIAGTSQGPKNISESVASSMAAASKTASLLIKGYVDIEPTIAHVIEEKCTGCKLCEHSCPYEAISFVSKNDKAIADINPAICKGCGGCVPDCPEDALEVLGYTHSQINSMIDSMLLEAKEC; encoded by the coding sequence ATGAGCGATAAAATTGGCGTTTTTGTTTGTTATTGCGGAGGAAATATATCTGACTTTGTGGATGTAGAAAAGGTAAAGGATACAATTTCGGGTGAAGAAGGCGTAGCATTCGCTAAAACGAATATGTTCACCTGTTCTGATAGCGCTCAAACAGAAATGATAAACGCTATAAAAGAAAAGAATCTTGATGGAATTGTAATAGCATCATGCTCGCCAAAACTACACTTAAAAACATTTCAAAATATGGCACAAAGAGCAGGACTTAACCCATATCAGTATACTCAGGTAAATATCAGAGAGCAATGCTCATGGGCACACACCCACAACAAAGAAGCTGCCACTGAAAAAGCAATAGATTTAGTCAGAGCAGGTATAGCGAAGACCAGAAACTCAATCCCCCTTACTCCGTTAAGAGTAAATACTGTAAATCAAGCCCTAATAATAGGAGGCGGCATATCTGGACTAAGGTGTGCTTTAGCGCTATCTGAAATGGGAATTTTTGCTCACGTAGTAGAGAAAGAATCGAAAATAGGCGGAAATCTAAACGATATAGGAATGGTCTTCCCAGACAAGAAAAACGGTTATGAGCTAATAGACGCCCTTGCAAAAGAAATTAAAAAGAGAGACAACATAAACATTTACACAAATGCAAAATTAACAAAAAAACAAGGCAGTGTTGGTAATTTTGAATGCGATATAGTTTCTGGAAACGAGAAATTAACTCTAAATGTTGGTTCAATAATTTTGACAACTGGATTTAAACCTTATACTCCAGAACCCAATGAGTTTGGTTATGGACATCCTAATGTAATAACATTGGTGGATTTTAAGAAATTATTATCAAATAATTCTAAAAAAGGCGAATTAATCTTTAACGGTCAAAGAGTTAGAGAGATAGCCTATGTTTACTGTGTTGGGTCGAGGGAAAGCACTAAGGAAGATGGAAATAAGTATTGCTCCAGATATTGCTGCAGCGCTGCCAATTATACGTCTCTTTTAGCTTTTGATATCGATCCTAAATTGAAGCAATACCACATTTATAGAGATATTAGAACCTATGGCAAATACGAGGAATATTATGAAGAAAACCTTAGGCGCGGCGCATTATTCTTTAAATATGATGAAGAAAGTCCGCCAGATATCAGCTCCAAAGGTGAAAGAATAAAGATATTGGTAAAAGATAGGCTTATAGCAAAAGATGATATTCTAATCCCCTGCGACTTGTTAGTTTTAGTAAATGGCATGGTAGCGAATGAAAACGCAGAGCTAAACAATATTCTAAAAACTCCAATTGGTAAAGATAAATTTTATAATGAAATACATCCAAAATTAAGACCAGTGGAAACTGTAATAGACGGTATATTCATAGCAGGAACGTCACAGGGACCGAAAAATATCTCAGAAAGCGTAGCAAGCTCGATGGCTGCTGCATCAAAAACAGCATCTCTTCTCATTAAGGGCTATGTAGACATTGAACCAACAATTGCACATGTAATAGAAGAAAAATGCACAGGTTGCAAACTTTGTGAACACTCATGCCCATACGAAGCAATATCTTTTGTAAGCAAAAACGATAAAGCAATTGCAGATATAAACCCAGCTATTTGTAAAGGATGCGGTGGCTGTGTTCCAGATTGCCCCGAAGACGCTCTCGAAGTTCTTGGCTACACACACTCTCAAATAAATTCTATGATAGATTCTATGCTTTTGGAGGCAAAAGAATGCTAA